The genomic region TACTACAACCGTAGCCAAATGGAGCGCCTGGACGGTCATGATCTGGATGGACGGGGACAACAACCTGGAGCCGTATGCGATCAGGAACATGAATCAGATCGAGAAGGGTTTCGTCGAAGACAGGGGCTTGCGGGTCGTGGTGCAGCTGGACAGGATCACAGGCTATGACACTTCGAACGGCAACTGGACAGACACCAGGCGCTTCCTGATCAAGCACGATTCGGACGAGGCGAACATCGGCTCCACCATGCTCCAGGACATGGGTGAAATCAACATGGGTTCAGGCACAGAACTCAATAATTTCATCTCTTACTGCGTTACCAATTTCCCGGCCCGAAAATATATGCTCATCCTCTGGGACCACGGCTACGGCTGGATCGACCAGGGTCTGGATACCCAGGAAACGGACGTGATCAGGACGCAGCTCGTCAGAAGCGTCTGCGCAGACTCCACCAACAGGGATGAACTGACTCTGACGGAGATTTACAATTCACTCTCTTTTTTCAAGGAACGGACCGGCCAGAAACTGGACATTCTGGGATTCGATGCCTGCCTGATGCAGATGCTGGAAGTCGCCTATCAGTTCGAGCCATGGGTAGACTATATTGTGGGCTCTGAGCTGCCGATCAATGTCAACGGCTGGCCTTATGAAAAACTGATCAATCTGCCCTGCTTCAACATGGGTATCAAACCCCTGGATTTTGCCAAGGCCATCACACAATATTTCAATGAGTATTATGCAACAGCCGGAGTCGGATCAAGCACTCTCTCCTGCCTTGCCACCAAAAATCTCAATGAAACCGCAGGGCTGGTCAGCCAGCTCGGCCTGGCGCTTTATACTTATTACGACAAGACGGCCTTCGGCCAGATCATTCCTGCCACCACCTATTTCATCAGCGACACCTGGGACTCGAAAATCCGCCATTATTATGTGGACCTTTGCGATTTCACAGACCAGATCGCTGCCAATGCCACCTATTCCACAGTTTATCCGGCAGTCAAGAATATCTGCAACGCCGTGCGGGATCAGATCACCGACGGCACAGCCACTGGAGAAACCAAAGACGGGACTCTTGTCTCCACTTTTACCGACACCCACCTGGTCAATCTGTATATTTATCGGGACCCTTATAAAACAAACCAGATCTCCCCTGCGATGATCACTCAGGTTTTCCCGAAAAATTTCTCGATTTATCAGTGGGACAAAACCTCGGTCAATTTCAGCTTCAGCTTCATCAGCACTAATCCGGATTTCAAAAACAACATTATGGATATCAAACCTGCCGGAGGAGAAGGATCCTGGATCTTCACCAATGCAGGCGGCACCGGTTATTCATTCAGGCTCTATCCTACAGTCCACCACACCGCCTGCCCCTCGCAGATGGAATATTACAAAATTCCCGGAGCAGTCTCCACTACCTGCAGCGGCAAAGCCAAAGTCTCCCGGCTTGTCAAGTCCAATTATATAAGTTCAGACTCCTCGGACGTCAATGTGGACAAAGCCAGAGGACTCAGCATCTGGATTCCCACGCTGATCACAGGCCCGCTTCCCACAACCTGGGAAATGGACAATTACAGGCATCTGCGCTTCGCCAGGGACACCTATTGGGATGAATTCCTGCTCCTGACCATGACCCAGGCCGGCAGGAGTGAATACCTGTCATACGACTATCTGGAGGAGAAAGCTGCGGATCTGCGGAAATACGCAGGCACTGAACTGGAACCTCAGATGTACGAATCACTTAAAATGGAAATGGAACTCAACATGATTTCCGACCATGATGAGGATGTCCAGCAGTTTGTCCAGAAATACAGCCAGGATCCGTCGCTTTTGAAACTCTGCCGTGAGTTCGGCCAGCGGCTTGGCGATATCAATAAGATCCGTGAAAAAACAGCAGTCCCAGGGGAGGAATAAGTCATGGTAAAATCTACACTCACAGTGATTCTTGTTCTGTTGCTGGTTTACGAGGCTGCAGCTGCAGGAACCGGCATCACCTTTTTCGGAAAAAAACAGTATGAAGTGCTGCTCGCAAAATACTCGGCCAAGATCGACGAAGGCTCTTTCCAGGCTTCAGAACTATTAAATGAAGTCGGCGGGATCAGGAGCAATTATGTGCTGGCCCTGATCTCGCAGCTGTTGGAAAAAGTCAGGGTGAGCGATTTCATGCAGAAAAACACGAATACTGACAACGAAAGGATACTGGAGTCTTATGCAAGCCGCAGCGGCCGCGCAGGATCGGGCACTCCAAGCATCGGGCAGATCGAGTTTTCAGCCCTCACAGCCACGCAGTACACTGCTAAAAGAGCATACAACAGCAACCCTTTCCATCATCCGATGACCAACTGGTTTTACGATTACAGCAGTGTGGAGCCTTTCACGGTGGGGGTCCTGGGCAGCCACGAAAACGCCTCCGTATTTTACGGCTATTCCACTGTCGGGCCGGGATTCTATGATTATTACCCTGCCAGCTACTTCAATTCCATCCGCTCTTATTCTACCTGGTACCGGTTGTACCTGACCTTCGACCTCTCAGCACTTCCCTATCCGATCAACATCGTAGACTCCTATCTCAAGATCGACAGGATAAATATCCATTGCGGCAAGGAAGAGGAAGGAGGGATGTCTGTCGGCTTCCTTTCCACCACCGAAATTCACAATTTCTATGACCTCGACACCTTCGGCAGACTTTCCGAGGCCACTGTGGCTACTTATGGATACGGCTCAGCCAAAGAATGGGTCAAGATTTCACCGCTGGACGACATTGTTCCTTACTGGATGGACAAAACCGCCCATGGAATTGTCGTCAATTTCAAGCCACTCTCTGACCGTGACTATGACAACTGGTTCTACTTCAACAAAATCTGGAAACGGAATGTAAAGCTTGTAGTAAGATACGAATTGTAGTGAAGCAGATTATTAATTTAACTGCTATATGGTTCGGGGTACGAGGTTCGGGGCT from Candidatus Wallbacteria bacterium harbors:
- a CDS encoding clostripain-related cysteine peptidase, translating into MRFWLFLLILTSIPALCADSTTTVAKWSAWTVMIWMDGDNNLEPYAIRNMNQIEKGFVEDRGLRVVVQLDRITGYDTSNGNWTDTRRFLIKHDSDEANIGSTMLQDMGEINMGSGTELNNFISYCVTNFPARKYMLILWDHGYGWIDQGLDTQETDVIRTQLVRSVCADSTNRDELTLTEIYNSLSFFKERTGQKLDILGFDACLMQMLEVAYQFEPWVDYIVGSELPINVNGWPYEKLINLPCFNMGIKPLDFAKAITQYFNEYYATAGVGSSTLSCLATKNLNETAGLVSQLGLALYTYYDKTAFGQIIPATTYFISDTWDSKIRHYYVDLCDFTDQIAANATYSTVYPAVKNICNAVRDQITDGTATGETKDGTLVSTFTDTHLVNLYIYRDPYKTNQISPAMITQVFPKNFSIYQWDKTSVNFSFSFISTNPDFKNNIMDIKPAGGEGSWIFTNAGGTGYSFRLYPTVHHTACPSQMEYYKIPGAVSTTCSGKAKVSRLVKSNYISSDSSDVNVDKARGLSIWIPTLITGPLPTTWEMDNYRHLRFARDTYWDEFLLLTMTQAGRSEYLSYDYLEEKAADLRKYAGTELEPQMYESLKMEMELNMISDHDEDVQQFVQKYSQDPSLLKLCREFGQRLGDINKIREKTAVPGEE